A genomic window from Pseudocitrobacter corydidari includes:
- the gss gene encoding bifunctional glutathionylspermidine amidase/synthase, protein MSCSSSDAPFGTLLGYAPGGVAIYSSNYSSLKPEERADDVSFRSYIDNEYMGYKWQCVEFARRFLFLTYGFVFTDVGMAYEIFSLRFLRQVVNDDILPLQAFANGSRRAPKAGSLLIWQKGGEFHETGHVAVITQLVGNKVRIAEQNVIHSPLPAGQQWTRELTLEVKDGHYILHDTFDDTTILGWMIQTADTEYSLPQPTIASKALNLQGARLENRGQFDGKWLNEQDPLQKAYVAANGHVINQDPYQYFTMTESAEQELIKATNEMHLMYLHATDKVMRDDNLLALFDIPKILWPRLRLSWQRRRHDMITGRMDFCMDERGLKVYEYNADSASCHTEGGLILEQWLKTGFEGKGHNPSDELLSELIGAWKHSSARPFVHIMQDKDLEEDYHAQFMQRAITQAGFECKILHGLEEVHWDAAGQLVDDEGRLVNCVWKTWAWETAIEQVREVSDAEYAAVPIRTGSPAGEVRLIDVLLRPEVMVFEPLWTVIPGNKAILPVLWSLFPNHPYLLDTDFEVTDALAKTGYAVKPISGRCGSNIDLVSGHDQLLDQTSGKFVDRKNIYQQLWCLPNVAGKYIQVCTFTVGGNYGGTCLRGDTSLVIKKESDIEPLVVIER, encoded by the coding sequence ATGAGTTGTTCGAGTAGTGACGCGCCGTTTGGCACGTTGTTGGGATATGCACCGGGTGGCGTCGCCATCTATTCTTCAAATTACAGCAGCCTGAAGCCCGAAGAGCGGGCGGATGATGTCTCGTTCCGTAGCTATATCGATAACGAGTACATGGGCTACAAGTGGCAATGCGTGGAATTCGCGCGCCGCTTCCTGTTCCTGACCTACGGTTTTGTTTTCACCGACGTCGGCATGGCCTATGAAATCTTCTCTCTGCGCTTTTTGCGCCAGGTAGTGAATGACGACATTCTGCCGTTGCAGGCATTTGCCAATGGTTCGCGCCGCGCGCCGAAAGCGGGTTCGCTGCTCATCTGGCAGAAGGGCGGTGAATTCCATGAAACCGGCCACGTCGCGGTCATCACCCAACTGGTCGGCAATAAAGTGCGCATTGCAGAACAGAACGTTATCCACTCGCCTCTGCCTGCGGGCCAGCAGTGGACGCGCGAGCTGACGCTGGAAGTGAAAGACGGCCATTACATCCTTCATGATACGTTTGACGACACCACCATTCTGGGCTGGATGATCCAAACCGCCGATACCGAATACAGCCTGCCGCAACCAACAATTGCCAGTAAAGCGCTGAATTTGCAGGGCGCGCGGCTGGAAAATCGCGGTCAGTTCGACGGTAAATGGCTCAACGAACAGGATCCGTTGCAGAAAGCGTACGTCGCTGCAAATGGTCATGTGATCAATCAGGACCCGTATCAGTACTTCACCATGACGGAAAGCGCTGAACAGGAGCTGATTAAAGCCACCAACGAAATGCACCTGATGTATCTGCACGCCACCGACAAAGTGATGCGTGACGATAACCTGCTGGCGCTGTTTGATATCCCGAAAATTCTCTGGCCGCGTCTGCGTCTCTCCTGGCAGCGTCGCCGCCACGACATGATCACCGGGCGCATGGATTTCTGCATGGATGAACGCGGTCTGAAGGTGTACGAATACAACGCCGACTCCGCATCCTGCCATACGGAAGGCGGGTTAATCCTCGAACAGTGGCTTAAAACCGGCTTTGAGGGCAAAGGCCATAACCCTTCAGATGAACTGCTCAGCGAACTGATTGGCGCGTGGAAACACAGTTCGGCGCGTCCGTTTGTTCACATCATGCAGGATAAAGATCTGGAAGAGGATTACCACGCGCAGTTTATGCAGCGTGCCATCACGCAGGCTGGGTTTGAGTGCAAAATTCTCCACGGCCTGGAAGAGGTGCACTGGGATGCCGCGGGTCAGCTGGTGGATGACGAAGGGCGACTGGTAAACTGCGTATGGAAAACCTGGGCGTGGGAAACCGCCATTGAACAGGTGCGTGAAGTGAGCGATGCCGAGTATGCGGCGGTGCCGATTCGCACCGGCAGCCCGGCGGGCGAGGTGCGCTTGATTGACGTGCTGCTGCGCCCGGAAGTGATGGTCTTCGAACCGCTGTGGACGGTGATTCCGGGCAACAAAGCGATTCTGCCGGTACTGTGGTCGCTGTTCCCGAATCATCCGTATCTGCTCGACACCGATTTTGAAGTGACCGATGCGCTGGCTAAAACCGGCTATGCGGTGAAACCGATCTCCGGGCGCTGCGGCAGCAACATTGACCTGGTGAGCGGGCACGATCAGCTTCTCGATCAAACCAGCGGTAAGTTTGTCGACCGCAAAAATATCTACCAGCAGTTGTGGTGTCTGCCGAACGTCGCCGGGAAATACATTCAGGTGTGTACCTTTACCGTCGGCGGCAACTACGGCGGGACCTGCCTGCGCGGCGATACGTCGCTGGTGATTAAGAAAGAGAGCGATATCGAACCGCTGGTGGTAATTGAGCGGTAA
- the nikE gene encoding nickel import ATP-binding protein NikE codes for MTLLNVCDLSHHYAHGGFSGKHQHQAVLNNVSLTLKSGETVALLGRSGCGKSTLARLLVGLESPSQGNISWRGEPLAKLNRAQRKAFRRDIQMVFQDSISAVNPRKTVREILREPMRHLLSLKKSEQLARASEMLKAVDLDDSVLDKRPPQLSGGQLQRVCLARALAVEPKLLILDEAVSNLDLVLQAGVIRLLKKLQQQFGTACLFITHDLRLVERFCQRVMVMDNGQIVETQAVGEKLTFSSEAGRVLQNAVLPAFPVRRRATEKV; via the coding sequence ATGACCTTACTTAACGTCTGCGACCTTTCCCATCACTATGCGCACGGTGGATTTAGCGGAAAACATCAGCATCAGGCGGTGCTGAATAACGTTTCCCTGACCCTGAAAAGCGGTGAAACTGTCGCTCTGCTGGGGCGCAGCGGCTGCGGGAAAAGCACCCTCGCGCGGCTATTGGTAGGTTTAGAATCGCCCTCACAAGGAAATATTAGCTGGCGTGGCGAACCGCTGGCGAAACTTAATCGCGCGCAACGTAAAGCATTCCGTCGCGATATTCAGATGGTGTTTCAGGACTCCATCAGCGCCGTGAATCCACGCAAAACCGTGCGCGAGATCCTGCGTGAACCGATGCGCCACCTGCTATCGCTGAAAAAATCCGAACAACTGGCGCGCGCCAGCGAAATGCTGAAGGCGGTCGATCTCGATGACAGCGTTCTAGACAAACGCCCACCGCAGTTAAGCGGCGGTCAGCTCCAGCGCGTCTGCCTGGCTCGCGCGCTGGCGGTCGAACCGAAACTACTGATTCTGGATGAAGCCGTTTCTAACCTTGATCTCGTGTTACAGGCGGGCGTCATTCGCCTGCTGAAAAAGCTACAACAACAGTTTGGCACCGCCTGCCTGTTCATCACCCACGACTTACGTCTTGTAGAACGCTTTTGCCAGCGAGTGATGGTGATGGACAACGGACAAATCGTCGAAACCCAGGCGGTGGGAGAGAAATTAACTTTTTCTTCTGAGGCCGGACGTGTGCTTCAAAACGCGGTATTACCCGCATTTCCCGTGCGCCGTCGCGCCACAGAAAAGGTTTAA
- the nikD gene encoding nickel import ATP-binding protein NikD codes for MPQQIELRNIALQAAQPLVHDVSLTLHRGRVLALVGGSGSGKSLTCAAALGILPAGVRQTAGEILADGKPVSPCALRGIKIATIMQNPRSAFNPLHTMHTHARETCLALGKPADDATLTAALEAVGLENAPRVLKLYPFEMSGGMLQRMMIAMAVLCESPFIIADEPTTDLDVVAQARILDLLESIMQKQAPGMLLVTHDMGVVARLADDVAVMSDGRIVEQGDVETLFNAPQHAVTRSLVSAHLALYGMELAS; via the coding sequence ATGCCGCAACAGATTGAACTACGTAATATCGCGCTACAGGCCGCACAGCCGCTGGTGCACGACGTATCGTTAACCCTGCATCGCGGGCGCGTGCTGGCGTTAGTCGGCGGTAGCGGCAGCGGGAAATCACTGACCTGCGCCGCGGCGCTGGGCATTTTGCCCGCAGGCGTTCGCCAGACGGCGGGGGAAATTTTAGCCGATGGCAAACCGGTTTCGCCCTGCGCCCTGCGCGGCATCAAAATTGCCACCATCATGCAGAACCCGCGCAGCGCCTTTAATCCGCTGCACACCATGCACACCCACGCGCGGGAAACCTGTCTGGCGTTAGGGAAACCCGCCGACGATGCCACGCTTACCGCTGCCTTAGAAGCGGTGGGGCTGGAAAACGCTCCGCGTGTGCTGAAGCTATACCCGTTCGAGATGAGCGGCGGCATGTTGCAACGCATGATGATTGCGATGGCGGTGCTGTGCGAATCGCCGTTTATCATTGCCGATGAGCCGACCACCGACCTTGATGTGGTGGCACAAGCGCGCATCCTCGATCTGCTGGAAAGCATTATGCAAAAACAAGCGCCGGGAATGCTGCTGGTGACCCATGATATGGGTGTGGTGGCGCGTCTGGCGGATGACGTGGCGGTAATGTCTGACGGTAGGATTGTCGAACAGGGCGATGTCGAAACGCTGTTTAACGCCCCTCAACATGCGGTGACGCGCAGCCTGGTTTCCGCTCACCTCGCCCTTTATGGTATGGAGCTGGCATCATGA
- the nikB gene encoding nickel ABC transporter permease subunit NikB, protein MLRYVLRRVLLLIPMVLSASVIIFLMLRLGTGDPALDYLRLSNLPPTPEMLASTRTMLGLDQPLYVQYGTWLWKALHLDFGISFATQRPVLDDMLTFLPATLELAGAALVLILLTSVPLGIWAARHRDRLPDFAVRFIAFLGVSMPNFWLAFLLVMFFSVYLQWLPAMGYGGWQHIILPAVSIAFMSLAINARLLRASMLDVAGQRHVTWARLRGLNDKQTERRHILRNASLPMITAVGMHIGELIGGTMIIENIFAWPGVGRYAVSAIFNRDYPVIQCFTLMMVVVFVVCNLIVDLLNAALDPRIRRHEGAHA, encoded by the coding sequence ATGTTGCGTTACGTATTACGCCGCGTGCTGCTGCTGATCCCGATGGTGCTTTCCGCCTCGGTGATCATTTTTCTGATGCTGCGCCTCGGCACCGGCGACCCGGCGCTCGATTATCTGCGTCTGTCTAACCTGCCGCCGACGCCGGAGATGCTGGCTTCTACCCGCACCATGCTCGGGCTGGATCAGCCGCTGTATGTACAGTACGGAACCTGGTTGTGGAAGGCGCTGCATCTTGATTTCGGCATCTCGTTTGCCACGCAGCGCCCGGTGCTGGACGATATGCTGACCTTCCTGCCCGCCACGCTGGAACTGGCGGGCGCGGCGCTGGTGTTAATTCTGCTCACCTCCGTGCCGCTCGGCATCTGGGCGGCGCGCCACCGCGATCGTTTGCCGGATTTCGCCGTGCGCTTTATCGCGTTTCTTGGTGTATCGATGCCCAACTTCTGGTTGGCGTTTTTGCTGGTGATGTTCTTCTCGGTCTATCTGCAATGGCTGCCCGCGATGGGCTACGGCGGCTGGCAGCACATTATTTTGCCTGCGGTTTCCATCGCCTTTATGTCGCTGGCGATTAACGCGCGTTTGCTGCGCGCCAGTATGCTGGACGTCGCCGGTCAGCGTCACGTCACCTGGGCGCGGCTACGCGGCCTGAACGACAAACAGACCGAACGTCGCCATATTCTGCGCAATGCCTCGCTGCCGATGATTACCGCCGTGGGGATGCACATCGGCGAACTGATTGGCGGGACGATGATTATCGAAAACATCTTTGCCTGGCCGGGCGTCGGGCGCTATGCGGTGTCGGCGATTTTCAACCGTGACTATCCGGTGATCCAGTGCTTTACGCTGATGATGGTGGTGGTTTTTGTGGTCTGTAATTTGATTGTCGATTTGCTCAACGCCGCGCTGGACCCGCGCATTCGCCGTCATGAAGGAGCGCACGCGTGA
- the nikA gene encoding nickel ABC transporter substrate-binding protein: MVLSILRRTLIALLTCASFFAHAAAPDEITTAWPVNVGPLNPHLYTPNQMFAQSMVYEPLVKYQADGSVKPWLAKSWTHSDDGKIWTFTLRDDVKFSNGEPFDAEAAAENFRVVLDNRQRHAWLELVNQIVDVKALNKTELQITLKSAYYPFLQELALPRPFRFIAPSQFKDNETLRGIKAPIGTGPWVLKESKLNQYDVFVRNENYWGEKPAINKITIKVIPDPTTRAVAFETGDIDLLYGNEGLLPLDTFERFSHNPAYRTQLSQPIETVMLALNSAKAPTNELAVREALNHAVNKKSLIDNVLYGTQQVADTLFAPTVPYADLKLKARQYDPQLAKNLLEKAGWTLPAGKDIREKNGQPLRIELSFIGTDALSKSMAEIIQADMRQIGVDVALIGEEESSIYARQRDGRFGMIFNRTWGAPYDPHAFLSSMRVPSHADFQAQQGLADKPLIDKEIGEVLETTDETKRQALYRDILTRLHSDAVYLPISYVSMMVVAKPELGKIPYAPITSDIPFEQINPVKP; this comes from the coding sequence ATCGTTTTGTCCATTCTCCGTCGCACGCTCATTGCGCTGCTGACCTGTGCCTCGTTTTTCGCACACGCCGCTGCGCCAGATGAAATCACCACCGCCTGGCCGGTTAACGTCGGGCCGCTTAATCCGCATCTTTATACGCCGAATCAGATGTTTGCCCAGAGCATGGTCTATGAACCGCTGGTGAAATATCAGGCCGACGGATCGGTAAAACCCTGGCTGGCAAAAAGCTGGACGCATTCGGATGATGGCAAGATCTGGACCTTCACCCTGCGCGATGACGTGAAATTTTCCAATGGTGAACCGTTTGATGCAGAGGCGGCGGCAGAAAACTTCCGCGTGGTGCTCGATAACCGTCAGCGTCATGCCTGGCTTGAACTGGTAAATCAGATTGTCGATGTGAAAGCGCTGAATAAAACCGAGCTGCAAATCACGCTGAAAAGCGCCTATTACCCCTTCCTGCAAGAACTGGCGTTACCCCGACCTTTCCGTTTTATCGCCCCGTCGCAGTTTAAAGATAACGAGACCCTGCGCGGGATTAAAGCGCCCATCGGCACGGGGCCATGGGTGCTGAAAGAATCGAAACTGAATCAGTACGATGTCTTCGTCCGCAACGAAAACTACTGGGGCGAAAAACCGGCGATTAACAAGATAACCATTAAAGTGATCCCGGACCCGACCACCCGCGCGGTGGCGTTTGAAACCGGCGATATCGATCTTCTTTACGGCAACGAAGGGTTATTGCCGCTCGATACCTTTGAGCGTTTTAGCCACAACCCGGCTTACCGTACTCAGCTTTCTCAGCCTATTGAAACAGTAATGCTGGCGCTGAACTCCGCCAAAGCGCCGACCAACGAGCTGGCGGTGCGCGAAGCGCTCAATCATGCGGTGAATAAAAAATCCCTGATCGACAACGTGCTTTATGGCACGCAGCAGGTGGCGGATACGCTTTTTGCGCCGACCGTACCTTATGCCGATCTCAAACTGAAAGCGCGCCAGTACGATCCGCAACTGGCGAAAAATCTGCTGGAGAAAGCAGGCTGGACGCTGCCCGCAGGCAAAGACATCCGCGAGAAAAACGGTCAGCCGCTGCGCATTGAACTGTCGTTCATTGGTACCGATGCGTTAAGTAAATCGATGGCCGAAATTATTCAGGCCGATATGCGCCAGATTGGTGTTGATGTCGCCCTGATTGGCGAAGAAGAGAGCAGTATTTACGCCCGCCAGCGCGACGGTCGCTTCGGCATGATTTTCAACCGCACCTGGGGCGCGCCTTACGATCCGCATGCGTTTTTAAGTTCGATGCGCGTGCCGTCTCACGCTGATTTCCAGGCGCAACAAGGATTAGCGGACAAGCCGCTGATTGATAAAGAGATTGGCGAGGTGCTGGAAACCACGGACGAAACAAAACGCCAGGCGCTTTACCGCGATATTTTGACGCGCCTGCATAGCGACGCGGTCTATCTGCCGATTAGTTATGTGTCGATGATGGTGGTGGCGAAACCTGAACTGGGCAAAATCCCCTACGCGCCCATCACCAGCGACATTCCTTTTGAACAGATTAACCCGGTGAAACCCTGA
- the nikC gene encoding nickel ABC transporter permease subunit NikC gives MNFFLSSRWSVRLALIIIALLALIALTSQWWLPYDPQAIDLPSRLLSPDAQHWLGTDHLGRDIFSRLMAATRVSLGSVMACLLLVLTLGLVIGGSAGLIGGRVDQATMRVADMFMTFPTSILSFFMVGVLGTGLTNVIIAIALSHWAWYARMVRSLVISLRQREFVLASRLSGAGHVRVFVDHLAGAVIPSLLVLATLDIGHMMLHVAGMSFLGLGVTAPTAEWGVMINDARQYIWTQPLQMFWPGLALFISVMAFNLVGDALRDHLDPHLVTEHAH, from the coding sequence GTGAACTTTTTCCTCTCTTCCCGCTGGTCGGTACGCCTGGCGCTGATCATTATCGCCCTGCTGGCACTGATTGCGCTTACCAGCCAGTGGTGGCTGCCGTACGACCCCCAGGCGATTGATTTGCCGTCGCGCCTGCTTTCACCGGATGCGCAGCACTGGCTGGGCACCGATCACTTAGGGCGCGATATTTTCTCGCGGCTGATGGCGGCGACCCGCGTGTCGCTCGGCTCGGTAATGGCCTGCCTGCTGCTGGTACTGACATTAGGGCTGGTTATTGGCGGCAGCGCCGGACTGATTGGCGGGCGCGTTGATCAGGCCACCATGCGCGTCGCCGATATGTTTATGACCTTCCCGACCTCGATTCTGTCGTTCTTTATGGTCGGCGTGCTCGGAACCGGGCTGACCAACGTGATTATCGCCATCGCCCTGTCGCACTGGGCGTGGTACGCGCGCATGGTGCGAAGCCTGGTGATTTCGCTTCGCCAGCGCGAGTTTGTGCTGGCGTCACGGCTTTCCGGCGCGGGCCATGTACGGGTGTTTGTCGATCATCTGGCGGGCGCGGTGATCCCTTCGCTGCTGGTGCTGGCAACGCTGGATATCGGCCATATGATGCTGCACGTCGCGGGGATGTCCTTCCTCGGCCTCGGTGTGACCGCGCCGACCGCCGAGTGGGGCGTGATGATTAACGACGCGCGTCAGTATATCTGGACCCAGCCGCTGCAAATGTTCTGGCCGGGGCTGGCGCTGTTTATCAGCGTGATGGCCTTTAACCTGGTGGGTGACGCACTGCGCGATCATCTGGATCCTCATCTGGTGACGGAGCACGCACACTAA